The sequence AAGAAGAAATATTTTCATTTGAAGAACAATTTCAAAAGCTTTACGCTAAATCCTATACATCTCCCCTATGGTGTGCAGCTTATGTGGCAATGGGAGGTTGTTCTGATGATAGCTTTGATTATTTTCGGGCATGGCTTATTGCACAAGGTAAGGAAGTATTTGAAAATGCCATGCAAAATCCGGATAGCTTAGTACCTGTTTTTGACACCTTACGAGATGAAGGTAGAGGTGATTATCCAGGATTTGAAAGAATGTTGGGTGTTCCCTTAGATGCATATATCAAAAAATATAATTTTGCCGACAGAAGCGAAGGGATGGATGCCTATTATACGAAGCTTGACAAATTTCCCAGAATTCCTTTTCCTGAAATAGTTTTTAACTGGGAAGAAGACGATACAGAAAGTATGAAGAGAATCTGTCCCGATGTTTTTGCTAAATATTGGGATGATCCTTTCTAAAAATGTGTTCATGATTTACAGTCCTCAATTTATATTATATGAGATTCAGCATATTGCCCTTTGGTGCTTTAACAGACACCCTATCTGCTTCAGGTATCTCACTTACCAATGAGCAGATTTTAACAATAGAAGATTTGCATCAGTACCTGACCACCACCTACCCTGCTATTGCCCAGCAAAAGTTTCGTTATGCAGTGAATCAGGAGATGGTAGATTCTACCCATTCATTACAGG is a genomic window of Xanthocytophaga agilis containing:
- a CDS encoding DUF4240 domain-containing protein: MTETTFWELISTSKRQTTENKYEQTQFLTNYLSTQTEEEIFSFEEQFQKLYAKSYTSPLWCAAYVAMGGCSDDSFDYFRAWLIAQGKEVFENAMQNPDSLVPVFDTLRDEGRGDYPGFERMLGVPLDAYIKKYNFADRSEGMDAYYTKLDKFPRIPFPEIVFNWEEDDTESMKRICPDVFAKYWDDPF
- a CDS encoding MoaD/ThiS family protein is translated as MRFSILPFGALTDTLSASGISLTNEQILTIEDLHQYLTTTYPAIAQQKFRYAVNQEMVDSTHSLQDGDEIALLPPFSGG